One Streptomyces sp. B21-105 genomic region harbors:
- a CDS encoding GNAT family N-acetyltransferase, with translation MGDLEIRAAVAEDVPAIVGMLADDPLGAQRESPDDLSPYLAALERLAADPNQRLVVAVREGRVVGSLQLTIVPGLSRRGATRSIVEAVRVHADERGSGLGTRFMEWAIEESRRENCQLVQLTSDVTRTDAHRFYERLGFTASHVGFKLQL, from the coding sequence ATGGGAGATCTTGAAATACGCGCCGCCGTCGCAGAGGACGTTCCGGCGATCGTCGGGATGCTGGCGGACGACCCCCTGGGGGCACAGCGCGAGTCGCCGGACGACCTGAGCCCCTATCTGGCCGCTCTGGAACGACTGGCGGCCGACCCTAACCAGCGCTTGGTCGTCGCCGTCCGCGAGGGGCGCGTCGTCGGCTCTTTGCAACTGACGATCGTCCCGGGCCTGTCCCGGCGTGGTGCGACCAGGTCGATCGTCGAGGCGGTACGCGTGCACGCCGACGAGCGCGGCAGCGGTCTGGGCACACGGTTCATGGAGTGGGCGATCGAGGAGTCCCGACGGGAGAACTGCCAACTGGTGCAGTTGACGTCTGACGTCACCCGCACCGACGCCCACCGGTTCTACGAGCGACTCGGTTTCACGGCCTCACATGTGGGTTTCAAGCTGCAGCTCTGA
- a CDS encoding serine hydrolase domain-containing protein, with amino-acid sequence MTTSQEGLLAGTRRALLHRIAVAQAEGRAPSLVAAVVRDGQAVWHGARTSVEGHAPDEHVQYRIGSITKTFTAVLVLRLRDEGLLGLEDPLEKHLPGTGAGEATVAELLSHTAGLAAESPGPWWERTPGSLRPELADVLGDQAVPYAAGRRYHYSNVGYTVLGALVEKLRGVSWEEAVRREVIEPLGLKRTGVRPGVPAAGGWAVHPWADVMLPEPVEDFGRMASAGQLWSTTGDLARFAAFLTRGDDRVLGAATLREMRTPSAPAEPGDLAEGATYGLGLQIQHRDGRLLVGHSGSVPGFLASLTIGVEDDVAAVVLANCTSGLMTSQVASDLVRIVADAEPRIPEPWRPLAEVDASALELAGQWYWGTSAFALRVTADGLVSLGPLSGGGRRSRFRPNGDGTWTGLEGYYAGERLKAVRRPDGSVDHLDLGSFVFTRQPYDVGAAVPGGVDSEGWRGIS; translated from the coding sequence ATGACGACATCTCAGGAAGGCCTGCTGGCCGGCACCCGACGGGCCCTGCTCCACCGGATCGCCGTGGCTCAAGCGGAAGGTCGGGCCCCGTCGCTCGTCGCCGCGGTCGTAAGGGACGGGCAGGCCGTGTGGCACGGGGCGCGGACCTCGGTAGAGGGTCACGCACCGGACGAGCACGTGCAGTACCGGATCGGCTCGATCACCAAGACCTTCACCGCCGTCCTCGTACTGCGGCTGCGTGACGAGGGACTGCTCGGTCTCGAGGATCCGTTGGAGAAGCACCTGCCCGGCACCGGCGCGGGCGAGGCCACCGTGGCCGAACTGCTGTCCCACACCGCAGGGTTGGCCGCCGAGTCGCCCGGCCCGTGGTGGGAGCGCACCCCGGGCTCGCTGCGTCCCGAGCTCGCCGACGTCCTGGGCGACCAGGCCGTTCCGTACGCGGCCGGACGTCGGTATCACTACTCGAACGTCGGCTACACCGTCCTGGGCGCACTCGTGGAAAAGCTCCGAGGGGTGTCCTGGGAAGAAGCAGTGCGGCGTGAGGTGATCGAACCTCTGGGGCTGAAGCGCACGGGGGTGCGGCCGGGGGTGCCGGCTGCGGGCGGCTGGGCCGTTCATCCCTGGGCCGACGTCATGCTGCCCGAGCCGGTGGAGGACTTCGGGCGTATGGCCTCCGCGGGACAGCTCTGGTCCACGACAGGCGACCTCGCACGCTTCGCCGCCTTTCTGACGCGCGGCGACGACCGGGTACTCGGTGCGGCGACCCTGCGCGAGATGCGGACGCCGTCGGCGCCCGCAGAGCCGGGGGATCTTGCCGAGGGAGCCACCTACGGCCTTGGGCTGCAGATCCAGCACCGTGACGGCCGTCTGCTCGTGGGCCACTCCGGATCGGTGCCGGGCTTCCTGGCGTCCCTCACCATCGGTGTGGAGGACGATGTGGCCGCGGTGGTGCTCGCCAACTGCACCTCCGGCCTCATGACCTCTCAGGTGGCGTCCGATCTCGTGCGCATCGTCGCCGACGCCGAGCCACGGATCCCCGAACCGTGGCGCCCGCTGGCCGAAGTTGACGCTTCCGCACTGGAGTTGGCGGGGCAGTGGTACTGGGGCACGAGCGCTTTCGCTCTTCGGGTCACGGCCGACGGGCTCGTCTCCCTGGGGCCGTTGTCCGGCGGCGGACGGCGTTCCCGGTTCCGGCCGAACGGCGACGGTACCTGGACCGGCCTGGAGGGCTACTACGCCGGAGAGCGCCTGAAGGCCGTACGGCGGCCTGACGGGAGTGTGGACCACCTGGACCTGGGTTCGTTCGTGTTCACGCGCCAGCCGTACGACGTAGGGGCCGCAGTGCCCGGTGGAGTCGACTCCGAGGGATGGCGGGGGATCAGCTGA
- the dnaB gene encoding replicative DNA helicase gives MSISEPLDDPWADSGPSDRLPASRRGGSGGRGREEQHERGRDSGDWEGGGTPFERVPPQDLDAEQSVLGGMLLSKDAIADVVEVLKGHDFYKPAHETIYQAILDVYAKGEPADPITIAAELTKRGEINKVGGSSYLHTLVQTVPTAANAEYYAEIVHERAVLRRLVEAGTRITQMGYAADDDVDEIVNRAQAEIYAVTEQRTSEDYLPLGDIMEGALDEIEAIGSRSGEMTGVPTGFTDLDSLTNGLHPGQMIVIAARPAMGKSTLALDFARAASIKHNLPSVIFSLEMGRNEIAMRLLSAEARVALHHMRSGTMTDDDWTRLARRMPEVSSAPLYIDDSPNLSMMEIRAKCRRLKQRSDIKLVIIDYLQLMQAGGSKRSESRQQEVSDMSRNLKLLAKELEVPVIALSQLNRGPEQRTDKKPMVSDLRESGSIEQDADMVILLHREDAYEKESPRAGEADIIVGKHRNGPTATITVAFQGHYSRFVDMAQT, from the coding sequence GTGAGCATTTCCGAGCCCTTGGACGACCCGTGGGCCGACAGCGGTCCCAGTGATCGTCTGCCCGCCTCCCGGCGAGGGGGGAGCGGCGGCCGTGGACGCGAGGAGCAGCACGAGCGGGGCCGGGACAGCGGCGACTGGGAGGGGGGCGGAACGCCTTTCGAGCGGGTGCCGCCGCAGGACCTCGACGCCGAACAGTCCGTCCTCGGCGGCATGCTCCTGTCGAAGGACGCCATCGCGGACGTGGTCGAGGTTCTCAAGGGCCATGACTTCTACAAGCCGGCGCACGAGACGATCTACCAGGCGATCCTCGACGTCTATGCCAAGGGAGAACCGGCCGACCCGATCACCATCGCGGCCGAACTCACCAAGCGTGGCGAGATCAACAAGGTGGGCGGTTCGTCGTATCTGCACACCCTCGTCCAGACGGTGCCGACGGCAGCCAACGCCGAGTACTACGCGGAGATCGTCCACGAGCGGGCGGTCCTGCGCCGTCTGGTCGAGGCCGGAACCCGCATCACCCAGATGGGATACGCGGCCGACGACGACGTCGACGAGATCGTCAACCGGGCCCAGGCGGAGATCTACGCCGTCACCGAGCAGCGCACCAGCGAGGACTACCTGCCGCTCGGCGACATCATGGAGGGCGCTCTCGACGAGATCGAGGCGATCGGCTCGCGCAGCGGTGAGATGACGGGCGTGCCCACCGGCTTCACGGACCTCGACTCGCTCACCAACGGTCTGCACCCGGGCCAGATGATCGTCATCGCGGCCCGTCCCGCCATGGGAAAGTCCACGCTCGCGCTGGACTTCGCACGCGCGGCGTCGATCAAGCACAACCTGCCGAGCGTCATCTTCTCCCTCGAAATGGGCCGCAACGAGATCGCGATGCGTCTGCTGTCCGCCGAGGCCCGTGTCGCCCTGCACCACATGCGCTCCGGCACCATGACCGACGACGACTGGACCCGGCTGGCCCGCCGCATGCCCGAGGTCTCCTCCGCGCCGCTGTACATCGACGACTCCCCGAACCTGTCCATGATGGAGATCCGCGCCAAGTGCCGTCGGCTGAAGCAGAGAAGCGACATCAAGCTCGTGATCATCGACTATCTGCAGCTGATGCAGGCCGGCGGCTCCAAGCGTTCCGAGAGCCGTCAGCAGGAGGTCTCGGACATGTCCCGTAACCTCAAGCTGCTGGCCAAGGAGCTGGAGGTGCCGGTGATCGCGCTCTCACAGCTCAACCGTGGCCCCGAGCAGCGAACGGACAAGAAGCCGATGGTGTCCGACCTGCGTGAGTCCGGCTCCATCGAGCAGGACGCCGACATGGTGATCCTGCTGCACCGCGAGGACGCGTACGAGAAGGAGTCCCCGCGCGCGGGCGAGGCCGACATCATCGTGGGCAAACACCGTAACGGCCCGACGGCCACGATCACGGTCGCCTTCCAGGGCCACTACTCACGGTTCGTGGACATGGCCCAGACCTGA
- a CDS encoding MATE family efflux transporter, whose product MTQAPAPAKTPRRRHDREILALAVPAFGALVAEPLFVMADSAIVGHLGTAQLAGLGIASALLTTAVSIFVFLAYATTAAVARRVGSGDLQAAIRQGMDGIWLALLLGAAVIVTVLPGAPALVDLFGASDTAAPYATTYLRISALGIPAMLVVLAATGVLRGLQDTRTPLYVAVGGFVANGALNAVLVYGADLGIAGSAWGTVIAQWAMAAVYLAVVIRGARRLGASLRPNAAGIRASAHAGAPLLVRTLSLRAILMIATAVAARLGDDDIAAHQIALGLWNLLAFALDAIAIAGQAIIGRYLGADDPQGARDVCRRMVEWGIAVGVALGLLVVIARPLFLPLFTSDPAVKDAALPALLVVALSQPLCGIVFVLDGVLMGAGDGPYLAWAMVATLAVFTPVALLVPVLGGGLTAVWGAMALMMTVRMLTLWLRARSGRWVITGASL is encoded by the coding sequence ATGACACAAGCTCCCGCGCCAGCCAAAACCCCCCGGCGGCGGCACGATCGCGAGATCCTCGCACTCGCCGTGCCGGCGTTCGGCGCACTGGTCGCCGAGCCTCTCTTCGTCATGGCCGACAGCGCGATCGTCGGCCATCTGGGCACTGCCCAACTGGCTGGACTCGGCATCGCTTCCGCTCTCCTCACGACCGCCGTCAGCATCTTCGTCTTCCTCGCCTACGCCACCACCGCCGCCGTTGCCCGCCGCGTCGGCTCCGGTGACCTTCAGGCCGCCATCCGGCAGGGTATGGACGGCATCTGGCTGGCGCTGCTGCTGGGCGCTGCCGTTATCGTCACCGTCCTGCCCGGTGCCCCGGCCCTCGTGGACCTCTTCGGCGCCTCGGACACAGCCGCGCCGTACGCCACCACTTATCTGCGCATCTCGGCCCTCGGCATCCCTGCCATGCTCGTCGTCCTGGCGGCAACAGGGGTGCTGCGCGGGCTGCAGGACACGAGGACACCTCTCTATGTCGCCGTCGGCGGATTCGTCGCCAACGGTGCCCTGAACGCCGTTCTCGTCTACGGTGCGGATCTCGGCATCGCGGGATCCGCCTGGGGTACCGTCATCGCCCAGTGGGCCATGGCCGCGGTCTACCTCGCGGTGGTGATCCGGGGAGCCCGCCGACTTGGCGCCTCACTGCGGCCCAACGCTGCGGGCATCAGGGCGTCGGCCCATGCCGGAGCCCCTCTGCTGGTCCGAACGCTGTCGCTCCGGGCGATTCTGATGATCGCCACCGCCGTGGCGGCCCGTCTCGGGGACGACGACATCGCGGCCCACCAGATCGCTCTGGGCTTGTGGAATCTGCTCGCCTTCGCCCTCGACGCCATCGCCATCGCCGGACAAGCCATCATCGGGCGGTATCTGGGCGCCGATGATCCCCAAGGGGCGCGGGACGTCTGCCGTCGCATGGTCGAATGGGGCATCGCCGTGGGTGTGGCGCTCGGCCTGCTGGTCGTCATTGCCCGGCCGCTGTTCCTGCCTCTGTTCACCAGCGACCCAGCGGTGAAGGACGCCGCTTTGCCCGCTCTGCTCGTGGTCGCGCTCTCCCAGCCCCTCTGCGGCATCGTCTTCGTACTGGACGGTGTGCTGATGGGTGCGGGAGACGGCCCCTATCTGGCCTGGGCGATGGTGGCCACCCTGGCCGTCTTCACGCCTGTGGCACTGCTGGTGCCGGTTCTCGGCGGCGGTCTGACTGCGGTATGGGGAGCGATGGCGTTGATGATGACCGTGCGGATGCTCACCCTCTGGCTGCGGGCCCGCTCGGGTCGCTGGGTCATCACCGGTGCAAGCCTCTGA
- the rplI gene encoding 50S ribosomal protein L9 — MKIILTHEVSGLGAAGDVVDVKDGYARNYLIPRNFAIRWTKGGEKDVEQIRRARKIHEIQTIEQANAVKAQLEGVRVRLAVRSGDAGRLFGSVTPADVASAIKASGGPEVDKRRIELGSPIKTLGAHETSVRLHPEVAAKVNIEVVAA; from the coding sequence ATGAAGATCATCCTCACTCACGAGGTCTCCGGCCTCGGCGCCGCGGGCGACGTCGTCGACGTCAAGGACGGCTACGCTCGCAACTACCTGATCCCGCGGAACTTCGCGATCCGTTGGACCAAGGGTGGCGAGAAGGACGTCGAGCAGATCCGTCGTGCTCGCAAGATCCACGAGATCCAGACCATCGAGCAGGCCAACGCTGTGAAGGCCCAGCTCGAGGGCGTCAGGGTTCGTCTGGCCGTCCGCTCCGGCGACGCCGGTCGTCTCTTCGGTTCCGTCACCCCGGCCGACGTCGCCTCGGCGATCAAGGCTTCCGGTGGCCCCGAGGTCGACAAGCGTCGCATCGAGCTCGGCTCGCCGATCAAGACCCTGGGCGCTCACGAGACGTCCGTGCGTCTGCACCCCGAGGTTGCCGCCAAGGTCAACATCGAGGTCGTCGCGGCCTGA
- the rpsR gene encoding 30S ribosomal protein S18: MAKPPVRKPKKKVCAFCKDKVTYVDYKDTNMLRKFISDRGKIRARRVTGNCTQHQRDVATAVKNSREMALLPYTAQAR, encoded by the coding sequence ATGGCGAAGCCGCCTGTGCGCAAGCCTAAGAAAAAGGTCTGCGCTTTTTGCAAGGACAAGGTCACGTACGTGGACTACAAGGACACGAACATGCTGCGGAAGTTCATTTCCGACCGCGGCAAGATCCGTGCCCGTCGCGTGACCGGCAACTGCACGCAGCACCAGCGTGACGTCGCCACGGCCGTCAAGAACAGCCGTGAGATGGCGCTGCTGCCCTACACCGCCCAGGCGCGATAA
- a CDS encoding single-stranded DNA-binding protein, translated as MAGETVITVVGNLVDDPELRFTPSGAAVAKFRVASTPRTFDRQTNEWKDGESLFLTCSVWRQAAENVAESLQRGMRVIVQGRLKQRSYEDREGVKRTVYELDVEEVGASLRSATAKVTKASGRGGQGGYGGGGGGGQGGGGWGGNSGGGQQGGGGAPADDPWATGAPAGGNQGGSGGGGGGWGGNSGGASGGGYSDEPPF; from the coding sequence ATGGCAGGCGAGACCGTCATCACGGTCGTCGGCAATCTTGTCGACGACCCCGAGCTGCGCTTCACCCCCTCCGGTGCGGCGGTCGCGAAGTTCCGTGTCGCGTCCACTCCCCGCACCTTCGACCGCCAGACGAACGAGTGGAAGGACGGCGAGAGCCTGTTCCTGACCTGCTCGGTCTGGCGTCAGGCGGCGGAGAACGTCGCGGAGTCGCTCCAGCGAGGCATGCGCGTCATCGTGCAGGGCCGGCTGAAGCAGCGGTCCTACGAGGACCGTGAGGGCGTCAAGCGCACGGTCTACGAGCTGGACGTCGAGGAAGTCGGCGCCAGCCTGCGCAGTGCCACGGCCAAGGTCACCAAGGCTTCCGGCCGCGGTGGCCAGGGTGGTTACGGCGGCGGTGGCGGTGGCGGCCAGGGTGGCGGCGGCTGGGGTGGCAACTCCGGCGGCGGCCAGCAGGGCGGCGGCGGCGCTCCGGCCGACGACCCCTGGGCGACCGGCGCTCCCGCTGGTGGCAACCAGGGCGGCAGCGGTGGCGGTGGCGGCGGCTGGGGTGGCAACTCCGGCGGCGCCAGCGGCGGCGGCTACTCGGACGAGCCCCCCTTCTAG
- the rpsF gene encoding 30S ribosomal protein S6: MRHYEVMVILDPDLEERAVSPLIENFLSVVREGNGKVEKVDTWGRRRLSYEIKKKPEGIYSVIDLQAEPAVVKELDRQMNLNESVLRTKVLRPETH, translated from the coding sequence ATGCGTCACTACGAAGTGATGGTCATCCTCGACCCCGATCTCGAGGAGCGCGCTGTCTCCCCGCTGATCGAGAACTTCCTCTCCGTCGTCCGTGAGGGCAACGGAAAGGTCGAGAAGGTCGACACCTGGGGCCGTCGTCGTCTCTCGTACGAGATCAAGAAGAAGCCCGAGGGCATCTACTCGGTCATCGACCTGCAGGCCGAGCCTGCGGTCGTCAAGGAGCTCGACCGCCAGATGAACCTGAACGAGTCGGTCCTCCGGACCAAGGTCCTCCGCCCCGAGACCCACTGA
- the femX gene encoding peptidoglycan bridge formation glycyltransferase FemX codes for MSLTLRTISREQHLAYIQSLPSASHMQVPAWADVKAEWRSESLGWFDERTGELVGVGLVLYRQLPKIKRYLAYLPEGPVINWYAPNLNEWLEPMLAHLKQQGAFSVKMGPPVIIRRWEATSIKAGIQNPDVKRLRDIEADFIEPRAFEVADKLRRMGWQQGEDGGAGFGDVQPRYVYQVPLANRSLEEVHKNFNQLWRRNIKKAEKAGVEVVQGGYHDLEEWQRLYEITAVRDHFRPRPLSYFQRMWTALNSEDPNRMRLYFARHNGVNLSAATMLIVGGHVWYSYGASDNIGREFRPSNAMQWRMLRDAYALGATVYDLRGISDSLDETDHLFGLIQFKVGTGGQAAEYLGEWDFPLNKLLHKALDIYMSRR; via the coding sequence ATGAGCCTGACCCTGAGGACGATCAGCCGAGAGCAGCATCTGGCATACATCCAGAGCCTGCCGTCGGCGAGCCACATGCAGGTTCCGGCCTGGGCCGACGTCAAGGCCGAATGGCGTTCGGAGAGCCTCGGCTGGTTCGACGAGCGGACCGGGGAACTGGTCGGCGTGGGTCTCGTCCTCTACCGCCAGTTGCCCAAGATCAAGCGCTACCTGGCTTATCTGCCCGAGGGCCCGGTCATCAACTGGTACGCGCCGAATCTCAACGAGTGGCTGGAACCGATGCTGGCGCACCTCAAGCAGCAGGGCGCGTTCTCGGTGAAGATGGGTCCGCCGGTGATCATCCGTCGCTGGGAGGCCACCTCCATCAAGGCCGGCATCCAGAACCCGGACGTGAAGCGGCTTCGCGACATCGAGGCCGATTTCATCGAGCCGCGTGCCTTCGAGGTGGCCGACAAGCTGCGCCGCATGGGCTGGCAGCAGGGTGAGGACGGCGGCGCCGGTTTCGGCGACGTCCAGCCGCGCTACGTCTACCAGGTGCCGCTGGCGAACCGTTCCCTTGAAGAGGTCCACAAGAACTTCAACCAGCTGTGGCGGCGCAACATCAAGAAGGCCGAGAAGGCCGGCGTCGAGGTCGTCCAGGGCGGTTACCACGACCTCGAGGAATGGCAGCGGCTGTACGAGATCACGGCCGTGCGCGACCATTTCCGGCCGCGCCCGCTGTCGTACTTCCAGCGCATGTGGACGGCCCTCAACTCCGAGGACCCCAACCGGATGCGGCTGTACTTCGCCCGCCACAACGGTGTGAACCTCTCGGCCGCCACGATGCTGATCGTCGGCGGACACGTCTGGTACTCCTACGGCGCCTCCGACAACATCGGCCGTGAGTTCCGTCCGTCGAACGCCATGCAGTGGCGCATGCTGCGCGACGCCTACGCGCTCGGCGCCACCGTCTACGACCTGCGCGGCATCTCCGACTCACTGGACGAGACCGACCACCTCTTCGGCCTGATCCAGTTCAAGGTCGGCACGGGCGGCCAGGCCGCCGAGTACCTCGGCGAGTGGGACTTCCCGCTCAACAAGCTGCTCCACAAGGCGCTCGACATCTACATGTCGCGCCGCTGA
- a CDS encoding alanine racemase — MALTLYVDTARWRAHHKHVQEQFPGLVPVCKGNGYGFGHDRLAEEATRLGSDVLAVGTTYEAARIKDFFGGDLLVLTPYRRGEEPVPLPDRVVRSVSSVDGVYGLVGARVVIEVMSSMKRHGISEQDLAQLHAAIENVRLEGFAIHLPLDRTDGSDAVEEVIGWMDRLRAARLPLHTMFVSHLKADELARLQQQFPQTRFRARIGTRLWLGDHDATEYRGAVLDVTKVSKGERFGYRQQKAASDGFLVVVAGGTSHGVGLEAPKALHGVMPRAKGVARAGLATVNRNLSPFVWGGKQRWFAEPPHMQVSILFVPSDAPEPHVGDELVAHLRHTTTQFDRLVDR; from the coding sequence ATGGCGCTCACGCTCTACGTCGACACCGCGCGCTGGCGGGCGCACCACAAGCACGTGCAGGAGCAGTTCCCGGGGCTCGTACCGGTCTGCAAGGGCAACGGCTACGGCTTCGGGCACGACCGGCTGGCGGAGGAGGCCACCCGACTGGGTTCGGATGTCCTCGCCGTCGGCACGACGTACGAGGCCGCGCGCATCAAGGACTTCTTCGGCGGCGACCTCCTGGTGCTGACGCCCTACCGGCGTGGTGAGGAGCCCGTCCCGCTGCCCGACCGGGTCGTGCGCTCGGTGTCGTCGGTCGACGGCGTGTACGGCCTCGTGGGGGCCCGCGTGGTCATCGAGGTGATGTCGTCGATGAAGCGGCACGGCATCAGCGAGCAGGACCTGGCGCAGCTGCACGCGGCCATCGAGAACGTCCGGCTGGAGGGCTTCGCCATCCACCTGCCGCTGGACCGCACCGACGGCTCCGACGCCGTCGAGGAGGTCATCGGCTGGATGGACCGGCTGCGGGCGGCCCGGCTGCCGCTGCACACGATGTTCGTCAGCCACCTCAAGGCGGACGAACTCGCCCGGCTGCAGCAGCAGTTCCCGCAGACCCGCTTCCGCGCCCGGATCGGGACGCGGCTGTGGCTCGGGGACCACGACGCGACCGAGTACCGCGGCGCCGTCCTGGACGTCACCAAGGTCTCCAAGGGCGAGCGCTTCGGCTACCGGCAGCAGAAGGCGGCCTCCGACGGCTTCCTGGTGGTCGTCGCGGGCGGTACGTCGCACGGGGTGGGCCTGGAGGCCCCCAAGGCCCTGCACGGCGTCATGCCGCGTGCGAAGGGCGTCGCCCGGGCCGGTCTCGCCACGGTGAACCGGAACCTCTCCCCGTTCGTCTGGGGCGGCAAGCAGCGCTGGTTCGCCGAGCCGCCGCACATGCAGGTGTCCATCCTGTTCGTGCCCTCGGACGCTCCGGAGCCGCACGTCGGCGACGAGCTGGTGGCCCATCTGCGGCACACCACCACCCAGTTCGACCGGCTCGTGGACCGCTGA
- a CDS encoding glycosyltransferase family 87 protein: MPSAESTSARVNEPDPVKPTRDDPVAAAGSELIGGPLGRRALLGTSWWTPVRIIALVAIGMFALGLIQKAPCYNGGWFFGATSQYTHACYSDIPHLYQGRGFADGLVPYFDKLPGDMDYLEYPVLTGVFMEVANWLTPGSGSIQHQEQWYWMVNAGMLMACAAVIAVCVTRTHARRPWDGLLVALAPAFALTATINWDLLAVALTALAMLMWSRGRAVAFGLLLGLATAAKLYPVFLLGPLFMLCWRAGKWRDFGKALGGAVVAWLLVNLPVMLFAFEGWSKFYRFSQERGVDFGSFWLILAQNSSDPLTTDSVNTLATLLVVLCAVGIAALTLTAPRRPRFAQLAFLIVAAFILTNKVYSPQYVLWLVPLAVLARPKWRDFLIWQACEVVYFLGIWMYLAYTMGGDAHKGLPTDGYHWAIGVHLLGTLYLCGVVVRDILMPERDVVRLGGDDDPSGGVLDGAEDVFVLGAAAHPPGHASHFDGHQVDWGKQDVIDSSP; this comes from the coding sequence ATGCCCAGTGCAGAATCGACGTCGGCGCGAGTGAACGAGCCGGATCCCGTAAAGCCGACCCGTGACGATCCGGTGGCCGCGGCCGGCAGTGAGCTGATCGGAGGTCCTCTCGGCCGGCGAGCCCTGCTGGGGACGTCCTGGTGGACCCCCGTGCGGATCATCGCGCTCGTGGCGATCGGGATGTTCGCCCTAGGACTGATCCAGAAGGCGCCCTGCTACAACGGAGGCTGGTTCTTCGGGGCCACCTCCCAGTACACGCACGCCTGCTACTCGGACATCCCGCACCTCTACCAGGGGCGTGGCTTCGCCGACGGGCTCGTGCCGTACTTCGACAAGCTCCCTGGCGACATGGACTACCTCGAGTACCCCGTGCTGACCGGCGTGTTCATGGAGGTGGCCAACTGGCTGACGCCGGGCAGCGGCAGCATCCAGCACCAGGAGCAGTGGTACTGGATGGTCAACGCAGGGATGCTGATGGCGTGCGCGGCCGTGATCGCCGTCTGTGTGACCCGGACACACGCCCGACGGCCGTGGGACGGCCTGCTGGTCGCCCTGGCGCCCGCCTTCGCACTGACCGCGACCATCAACTGGGACCTGTTGGCGGTCGCGCTGACGGCCCTGGCCATGCTCATGTGGTCCCGGGGACGGGCGGTGGCGTTCGGCCTCCTGCTGGGGCTTGCCACCGCCGCCAAGCTCTACCCGGTCTTCCTGCTCGGCCCGCTGTTCATGCTGTGCTGGCGTGCCGGGAAGTGGCGAGACTTCGGCAAGGCGCTTGGGGGCGCGGTCGTGGCCTGGCTCCTGGTGAACCTGCCGGTCATGCTCTTCGCCTTCGAGGGATGGTCCAAGTTCTACCGGTTCAGTCAGGAGCGCGGCGTCGACTTCGGCTCCTTCTGGCTGATCCTGGCCCAGAACTCCAGCGACCCGCTGACCACCGACAGCGTGAACACGCTCGCCACGCTCCTGGTCGTGCTGTGCGCGGTGGGTATCGCAGCGCTCACGCTGACCGCGCCCCGCCGGCCCCGCTTCGCCCAGCTGGCCTTCCTGATCGTCGCGGCCTTCATCCTGACCAACAAGGTCTACTCGCCGCAGTACGTGCTCTGGCTGGTGCCGCTGGCGGTGCTGGCCCGGCCGAAGTGGCGGGACTTCCTGATCTGGCAGGCCTGCGAGGTCGTCTACTTCCTGGGCATCTGGATGTACCTCGCGTACACGATGGGCGGCGACGCCCACAAAGGCCTGCCGACCGACGGCTACCACTGGGCCATCGGCGTCCACCTGCTGGGAACGCTCTACCTGTGCGGAGTGGTCGTGCGTGACATCCTGATGCCAGAACGGGACGTGGTACGTCTGGGCGGCGACGACGATCCCTCGGGCGGGGTGCTCGACGGAGCGGAGGACGTCTTCGTTCTGGGCGCGGCCGCCCATCCTCCCGGGCACGCCTCGCACTTCGACGGCCACCAGGTGGACTGGGGCAAGCAGGACGTCATCGACAGTTCGCCGTGA